From Vanessa cardui chromosome 11, ilVanCard2.1, whole genome shotgun sequence, the proteins below share one genomic window:
- the LOC124533834 gene encoding cGMP-dependent protein kinase, isozyme 1-like: MVLCPPFKWASKGGFNLATPVRERSDSVQRRETIRFPDVVPETPKVENIVINGNASHFKKSISLSVDPGGSSKKSSYMSIQSEKSITGFSNQRDSDSENADERKSSAGRKTISDLVQTDPEKRARRKRGIIAPHTPLDGERFPSDLNYEKFTKDETSSKQIKKAIMANDFLRNIMDEERLLAVVEAMSSQEFPAGSLMIREGESGSHLFVSAYGQFEVLKGGQVVKNFGPGEAFGELAILYKAKRFASIRCITEAKVWTLERRVFQKIMVRSGRQEMEDNIRFLSSVPLLQGIHAIELAKIAEFLKREFFSAGTTVVRQGDRGDKFYIIRGGTVIVTKREEDGGERRVGSLRRGEYFGEQALLHEDRRLASVTALPPGVECLTLERGPFTELLGNLDELKNVRHSDPRPSQQKKTSVVKSEYEYVELKDLEIVGTMGVGGFGRVELVQYKRDPTLTFALKCLKKVDMVQQQQQEHAFNEKNLMMACKSRFICRLYRTFKDNKYIYFLMEPVLGGDVWTILQKQRYFPENISRFMAACVVEAFQYLHSKDIIYRDLKPENLMLDKRGYIKLVDFGFAKRLTTNSKTWTFAGTPEYVAPEIVLNKGHDRAVDCWALGVFIHELLVGKPPFRAAGGDHMKTYTLILRGIDAVAFHPRVPKSAQMLIRKLCRAVPAERLGYLKNGIADIKNHKWFLGFDFEALREGKMKAPLVQPVTNDLDLSNFEKYPKDKLPPDETSGWDVNF, from the exons atGGTGCTGTGTCCGCCATTCAAATGGGCGTCCAAAGGAGGATTTAATCTTGCCACTCCCGTAAGAGAGCGCTCTGATTCCGTACAACGAAGGGAAACTATT AGATTTCCCGATGTAGTCCCTGAAACTCCCAAGGTCGAAAACATTGTCATCAATGGAAATGCATCACATttcaaaaaaagtatttcattatcGGTTGATCCCGGGGGATCCAGTAAGAAGTCGAGTTACATGAGCATTCAAAGTGAAAAATCTATCACCGGCTTTAGCAATCAACGGGATTCTGACAGTGAAAATGCGGATGAGAGAAAAAGTAGCGCCGGTCGTAAGACCATTTCAGATTTAGTTCAAACCGATCCCGAGAAACGTGCACGGCGCAAGCGAGGTATAATTGCGCCTCATACACCTTTGGATGGTGAAAGATTTCCGAGCGACTTAAATTATGAGAAGTTTACTAAAGATGAAAC GTCatcgaaacaaataaaaaaagccaTCATGGCTAATgactttttaagaaatataatggaCGAAGAACGTCTTCTTGCAGTCGTAGAGGCAATGAGTTCTCAAGAATTTCCAGCCGGTAGTCTCATGATTCGTGAAGGCGAAAGTGGAAGTCATTTATTCGTTTCAGCGTATGGACAATTTGAAGTATTAAAAGGAGGTCAAGTGGTAAAGAACTTCGGCCCTGGAGAAGCGTTCGGAGAACTTGCCATTTTATACAAAGCCAAAAGATTCGCTTCTATTCGTT gcaTCACTGAAGCAAAAGTATGGACACTAGAGCGACGAGTTTTCCAAAAAATTATGGTCCGTAGTGGTCGTCAAGAAATGGAAGATAACATTCGTTTCTTGTCATCTGTACCTCTTCTTCAAGGCATCCATGCGATAGAACTAGCTAAGATTGCAGAATTTTTGAAAAGG GAATTCTTTTCCGCTGGGACGACTGTGGTTAGACAAGGAGATCGTGGCgacaaattttacataattcgTGGGGGCACAGTAATAGTAACTAAACGAGAAGAAGATGGAGGAGAAAGACGCGTAGGTTCTCTTCGGAGAGGAGAATACTTCGGCGAGCAGGCGTTACTCCACGAAGACCGCCGCCTTGCCAGTGTCACCGCTCTTCCGCCCGGCGTGGAATGCCTAACACTGGAACGCGG accTTTCACAGAACTATTGGGTAATTTGGACGAATTGAAAAATGTAAGACATTCAGATCCAAGGCCCTCTCAGCAAAAAAAGACATCAGTTGTCAAAAGCG AATACGAATATGTGGAATTAAAAGATCTGGAGATTGTGGGTACCATGGGAGTAGGCGGATTTGGGCGAGTTGAACTCGTACAGTATAAGCGAGACCCGACGCTAACTTTCGCACTGAAATGCCTTAAAAAAGTAGATATGGTACAGCAGCAGCAACAGGAACATGCTTTCAACGAGAAAAACCTTATGATGGCATGTAAAAGTAGATTCATATGCAG attatatCGGACATTTAAggataataagtatatatattttctcatGGAACCGGTTTTGGGCGGTGATGTGTGGACTATACTGCAGAAGCAACGCTACTTCCCCGAGAATATCTCCCGCTTCATGGCCGCCTGCGTGGTCGAAGCATTCCAGTACCTACACTCTAAAGATATCATATACAGAGATCTTAAACCTGAGAACTTGATGTTGGATAAACGGGGCTACATTAAATTA GTTGATTTTGGCTTTGCCAAGAGATTGACGACAAACAGCAAAACTTGGACTTTTGCCGGTACCCCCGAATATGTAGCACCTGAGATTGTGCTGAATAAG GGTCATGACCGCGCCGTGGACTGCTGGGCGCTGGGCGTGTTCATTCACGAGCTGCTGGTGGGCAAGCCGCCCTTCCGCGCGGCGGGCGGAGATCACATGAAGACATACACGCTCATCCTGCGCGGCATCGATGCCGTCGCCTTCCACCCGCGCGTGCCCAAGTCCGCTCAGATGCTCATCCGCAAGCTATGTCGCGCCGTGCCCGCCGAGCGTCTGGGATACCTCAAAAACGGCATCGCGGATATCAAGAATCACAA ATGGTTCCTCGGCTTTGACTTTGAAGCTTTGCGTGAAGGCAAGATGAAGGCGCCATTGGTGCAACCTGTTACCAACGACCTCGATTTATCTAACTTTGAAAAATATCCCAAAGATAAGTTACCACCAGACGAGACCTCCGGCTGGGatgttaatttttaa